One region of Chlorobiota bacterium genomic DNA includes:
- the rlmD gene encoding 23S rRNA (uracil(1939)-C(5))-methyltransferase RlmD — translation MTNQESEISEEPLRPRLRKGNQYTLVAETAAFEGGCVARHDGMAVFLSGCVPGDTVLAQITRTKQRYAEGRTVQVITPSPHRISPPCEYFGTCGGCKWQNLEYAEQLRWKRQHVLDAFQRIGGLQEVEIRPTIGCDEPFFYRNKMEFSFADQRWLTDAEIASGKEFVRDFALGLHVPGRYDKVLDIGGCFLQSELSNGVLNATRSFALEHGLAPYNFRTHTGLLRNLVIRTSRGTGEAMVILVTSEEADQAMEQYARFLRVHFPGVTTIVQGINRKKAQIAFSEEVRVLHGSGTITEMVAGNRFSISPFSFFQTNSIQANRLYEEALNAARLTEDDSVWDLYCGAGTITLAAARRSGSAIGIELNEGAVADARANAVLNGVANAEFIAGDLKDVVGRVGGVPDVVITDPPRAGMHEDVVRRLMELAPSRISYVSCNPTTQARDCAMLAERYSVDFVQPVDMFPQTYHIETVARLTLRGE, via the coding sequence ATGACCAACCAAGAATCGGAAATTTCAGAAGAACCGTTGCGGCCCCGGCTTCGCAAGGGGAATCAATACACACTGGTGGCCGAAACGGCAGCCTTTGAAGGGGGGTGCGTTGCACGCCACGACGGAATGGCGGTGTTCCTGTCCGGCTGCGTCCCTGGCGATACGGTGCTGGCGCAGATCACCCGCACAAAACAACGCTACGCCGAAGGGCGCACCGTGCAAGTGATTACGCCCAGCCCCCACCGGATTTCCCCACCGTGCGAATACTTCGGGACGTGTGGCGGGTGCAAATGGCAGAACCTTGAGTATGCCGAGCAACTTCGCTGGAAACGCCAGCACGTTCTGGACGCATTCCAACGGATTGGAGGGTTGCAGGAAGTGGAGATTCGCCCAACCATCGGCTGCGACGAACCCTTCTTCTACCGGAACAAAATGGAGTTCTCCTTTGCCGACCAGCGTTGGCTAACCGATGCGGAAATCGCCAGCGGGAAGGAGTTTGTGCGGGATTTCGCGCTGGGCCTGCACGTCCCCGGGCGGTACGACAAGGTGCTGGATATTGGCGGATGCTTCCTGCAGTCGGAGCTTAGCAACGGGGTGCTGAACGCCACGCGCTCCTTTGCGTTGGAGCATGGTTTGGCCCCGTACAACTTCCGCACGCACACCGGGCTGCTTCGCAATCTGGTGATCCGAACGTCGCGGGGGACGGGCGAGGCAATGGTGATTTTGGTGACAAGCGAGGAGGCGGACCAAGCGATGGAGCAATACGCACGATTCCTTCGGGTCCATTTTCCTGGGGTGACGACCATCGTGCAAGGGATCAACCGGAAGAAGGCGCAGATTGCCTTCAGCGAAGAGGTGCGGGTTCTTCATGGAAGCGGCACAATCACCGAGATGGTGGCGGGGAACCGTTTCAGCATCTCCCCCTTCTCCTTCTTCCAAACCAACAGCATCCAGGCGAACCGCTTGTACGAGGAAGCCTTGAACGCCGCACGGCTAACCGAAGATGATTCCGTTTGGGACTTGTATTGCGGCGCGGGGACCATCACACTTGCGGCGGCGCGGCGCAGCGGAAGCGCGATCGGGATTGAGCTGAACGAAGGCGCGGTTGCCGACGCACGCGCAAACGCCGTGCTGAACGGCGTGGCGAATGCAGAGTTTATCGCCGGGGATTTGAAAGATGTGGTGGGGCGCGTCGGCGGCGTTCCCGATGTTGTGATCACCGACCCACCGCGGGCGGGAATGCACGAGGATGTTGTCCGGCGGCTGATGGAGCTTGCCCCCTCCAGAATCAGCTACGTTAGCTGCAACCCCACCACCCAAGCACGCGACTGCGCGATGCTGGCCGAGCGATACTCCGTTGATTTTGTGCAGCCCGTGGATATGTTCCCGCAGACCTACCACATCGAAACGGTGGCAAGGCTGACGCTGCGGGGGGAGTAA